A window of the Alnus glutinosa chromosome 4, dhAlnGlut1.1, whole genome shotgun sequence genome harbors these coding sequences:
- the LOC133866956 gene encoding uncharacterized protein LOC133866956, with protein MAVDDSFKKPGAVPFKWEIKPGVPKLQQHPHHQKQQQQQPPCNYHRTVLPTPPQKLRPPPSGSYFVPPLEPRKRSFRASPRTRSERWRFDRPTTLVGPEVVSPGCFFSSFLGRKPEKRRLRKIGPASEPDYTSDLETLSRWSVSSRKSLSPFQDSPSSSFSSSYQSSPRPVSDADWAGFGLF; from the coding sequence ATGGCAGTAGATGACTCTTTCAAGAAACCAGGAGCAGTACCATTCAAGTGGGAGATTAAACCTGGTGTTCCAAAGCTCCAACAACACCCCCACCACcagaaacaacaacaacaacaaccacccTGCAACTATCATCGTACTGTATTACCAACGCCGCCACAAAAGCTTCGGCCCCCGCCGTCCGGGTCTTACTTCGTGCCTCCATTGGAGCCCCGGAAACGCTCTTTCCGGGCGTCTCCCAGGACCCGGTCAGAGCGCTGGCGGTTCGACCGACCCACCACCCTGGTTGGACCCGAGGTCGTCTCGCCCGGGTGCTTCTTCTCGTCTTTCCTGGGGAGAAAACCCGAAAAGAGGAGGCTCCGGAAGATCGGTCCCGCGTCCGAACCCGACTACACATCGGACCTGGAGACTCTGTCCCGGTGGTCCGTTTCGAGCCGTAAGTCGCTCTCGCCGTTCCAGGACTCGCCGTCGTCGTCCTTCTCGTCGTCGTACCAGTCGTCGCCCCGACCCGTGAGCGATGCCGACTGGGCCGGGTTCGGACTCTTTTGA
- the LOC133867400 gene encoding replication factor C subunit 2 — protein sequence MAPLLHSSQPWVEKYRPRQVKDVAQQDEVVRVLTNTLETTNCPHMLFYGPPGTGKTTTALAIAHQLFGPELYKSRVLELNASDDRGINVVRTKIKDFAAVAVGSGHRQGGYPCPPYKIIILDEADSMTEDAQNALRRTMETYSKVTRFFFICNYISRIIEPLASRCAKFRFKPLSEDIMSSRILHISKEEGLNLDAEALSALSSISQGDLRRAITYLQSAARLFGSSISSKDLISVSGVIPQEVTEKLLIACKSGNFDLANKEVNNIVAEGYPVSQMLSQVLEVIVEADDISDEQKARICKKLAEADKCLVDGADEHLQLLDVASNTMRALCNMPQEFPYES from the exons ATGGCGCCATTGTTGCACAGCTCTCAGCCTTGGGTCGAAAAata TCGGCCAAGGCAAGTGAAAGATGTGGCACAACAGGACGAGGTGGTCCGGGTCCTCACCAACACCCTCGAGACCACCAAT TGCCCGCACATGCTCTTCTACGGCCCGCCCGGCACCGGCAAGACCACCACCGCGCTTGCCATTGCCCACCAGCTGTTCGG GCCTGAGCTCTACAAGTCTAGGGTACTGGAGCTGAATGCAAGTGATGACCGTGGTATCAACGTTGTTCGGACAAAGATCAAAGATTTTGCTGCTGTGGCCGTAGGTTCTGGTCATCGTCAAGG GGGTTATCCATGCCCACCATACAAGATCATAATTCTAGATGAGGCAGATTCAATGACTGAAGATGCTCAG AATGCCCTGAGGCGTACTATGGAAACTTACTCCAAAGTTACGAGATTCTTTTTTATCTGTAATTACATAAGCAG GATCATAGAACCACTTGCTTCAAGGTGTGCAAAGTTCAGGTTCAAGCCACTTTCTGAAGATATCATGAGCAGTCGTATATTGCATATTAGCAAAGAAGAAGGCCTCAATCTAGATGCTGAG GCTCTTTCTGCCTTAAGTTCTATTTCACAGGGTGATCTTCGTCGGGCTATTACTTACTTACAG TCAGCTGCGCGATTATTTGGATCATCCATTTCTTCCAAGGACCTGATTAGTGTGTCTGGG GTCATCCCACAAGAGGTTACCGAGAAACTTCTTATAGCATGCAAAAGCGGTAACTTTGATTTGGCAAACAAGGAAGTCAATAATATAGTTGCTGAGGGATATCCAGTCTCTCAGATGCTTTCTCAG gtACTTGAGGTGATTGTTGAGGCAGATGACATATCAGATGAACAGAAGGCAAGAATTTGCAAGAAATTGGCCGAAGCAGATAAG TGTCTTGTTGATGGTGCGGATGAACACCTGCAGCTGCTTGATGTAGCAAGCAATACGATGCGAGCTCTTTGTAACATGCCGCAAGAATTCCCTTATGAGAGCTAG